A window from Canis lupus baileyi chromosome 4, mCanLup2.hap1, whole genome shotgun sequence encodes these proteins:
- the JMJD1C gene encoding probable JmjC domain-containing histone demethylation protein 2C isoform X2, translating into MQGPYSLNGYRVRVYRQDSATQWFTGIITHHDLFTRTMIVMNDQVKILALHHGEGLVPVKIATQFTYSHYTRAQANSPRPAMNSQAALPKQNTHQQQQQRNTRPSKRKGSDSSIPDEEKMKEEKYDYIARGENPKGKNKQLMNKRRKPEEDEKKLHMKRLRTDNVSDFSESSDSENSNKRMINNSSEPKPENELKNKNTSKINGEEGKSQNNEKVEETLIIDSQPPWDQVQEDKKREEAEKQKSVDSQLQEKMIIHSSEQATLSDHNPNDLLLQECNIEKTHTVELLPKEKFVSRPPTPKCVIDITNDTNSEKVAQENSSTFGLQTLQKMDPNISDSKHSIANAKYLETAKQDSDQSWVSDVVKVDLTQSNVRSTSSGNDHLTMEKEKNQYVSYMSSLSAVSITEDKLHKRSPPPETIKSKLNTSVDAHKTKSNPSPEVIKPKVTHSPDSVKSKATYVNSQATGERRLANKIEHELSRCSFHSVPTRGNTLEATKSPLIIDKNEHFTVYRDPALVGSETGANHISPFLNQHPFPLHSSSHRTCLNPGTHHPALTPAPHLLAGSSSQTPLPTINTHPLTSGPHHSVHHPHLLPAVLPGVPTASLLGGHPRLETAHASSLSHLALAHQQQQQLLQHQSPHLLGQAHPSASYNQLGLYPIIWQYPNGTHAYSGLGLPSSKWVHPENAVNAESSLRRNSPSPWLHQPTPVTSADGIGLLSHIPVRPSSAEPHRSLKITAHSSPPLTKSLIDHHKEELERKAFIEPLRSVASTSAKNDLDLNRSQTGKDGLLHRHFVDPVLNQLQRQPQETGERLHKYKEEHRRILQESIDVAPFTTKIKGLEGERDNYSKVALSSSSPKSHVIIKQDKDIECSVSDLYKMKHSVPQSLPQSNYFTTLSNSVVNEPPRSYPSKEVSNIYTEKQSNTVAAAANPQTLTSFISSLSKPPPLIKHQPESEGLVGKIPDHLPHQIASHSVTTFRNDCRSPTHLTVSSTNALRSMPALHRAPVFHPPIHHSLERKEGNYSSLSPPTLTPVMPVNAGGKVQESQKPPTLIPEPKDSQANFKSSSEQSLSEMWKSNNNLSKEKAEWHVEKSSGKSQAAMASVIVRPPSSTKLESVPAMQLASKDRVSERSSTGANQTDCLKPAEAGETGRIILPSVNSDSAHIKSEKSVQAVSQGSVPSSVMSAVNTVCNTKTDVLTSAATTTSVSSWGSSEIIYSLSNTILASKSLECTSSKNVSHSVAQMQECRVSTTAPVTPASSQTGSAVQPSPGFSGTTDFIHLKKHKAALAAAQYKSSNVSETEPNAVKNQTSSTSLLLDSTIVCSTINKANSVGNGQASQTTQPNYHTKLKKAWLTRHSEEDKNTNKMENSGNSVAEIIKPCSVNLIASTSNDIQNSVDSKIIVDKYVKDDKVSRRKAKRTYESGSESGDSDESESKSEQRTKRQPKPTYKKKQNDLQKRKGEVEEDLKPNGVLSRSAKEKSKLKLQSNSNSAGIPRSVLKDWRKVKKLKQTGESFLQDDSCCEIGPNLQKCRECRLIRSKKGEEPAHSPVFCRFYYFRRLSFSKNGVVRIDGFSSPDQYDDEAMSLWTHENYEDDELDVETSKYILDIIGDKFCQLVTSEKTALSWVKKDAKIAWKRAVRGVREMCDACEATLFNIHWVCQKCGFVVCLDCYKAKERKSSRDKELYAWMKCVKGQPHDHKHLMPTQIIPGSVLTDLLDVMHTLREKYGIKSHCQCTNKQNIQVGNFPAVNGVSQVLQNVLNHSNKISLCMPESQQQNNPQNSESNGNSSPGSDISTDSKLTPPESQSPLHWLADLAEQKSREEKKENKEFALEKQIKEEREQDNPDSPNSRTSPPASQNNEQGSTLRDLLTTTAGKLRVGSTDAGIAFAPVYSMGTPSGKSGRTMPNILDDIIASVVENKIPPNKASKINVKPELKEEPKESRKSSMEENNKLYSDIPHSWICEQHILWLKDYKNINNWKLFKECWKHGQPAVVSGVHKKMNISLWKAESISLDFGDHQADLLNCKDSIISNANVKEFWDGFEEVSKRQKTKSGETVVLKLKDCPSGEDFKTMMPARYEDLLKSLPLPEYCNPEGKFNLASHLPGFFVRPDLGPRLCSAYGVAAAKDHDIGTTNLHVEVSDVVNILVYVGIAKGNGILSKAGILKKFEEEDLDDILRKRLKDSSEIPGALWHIYAGKDIDKIREFLQKISKEQGLEVLPEHDPIRDQSWYVNKKLRQRLLEEYGVRTCTLIQFLGDAIVLPAGALHQVQNFHSCIQVTEDFVSPEHLVQSFHLTQELRLLKEEINYDDKLQVKNILYHAVKEMVRALKIHEDEVEDMEEN; encoded by the exons GTGAAAATATTGGCATTACATCACGGCGAAGGTCTCGTGCCAGTCAAAATAGCAACACAGTTCACGTAT agtcATTATACACGTGCCCAAGCAAATAGTCCCAGACCAGCAATGAACTCCCAAGCTGCTCTACCAAAACAGAATACACACCAGCAACAGCAACAAAGAAATACTCGTCCAAGTAAGAGGAAGGGCTCAGATAGCAGTATACCAGATGAAGAGAAGATGAAGGAGGAAAAGTATGATTATATAGCACGAGGAG aaaaccctaaagggaaaaacaaacagttgatgaataaaagaaggaaacctGAGGAGGATGAAAAGAAACTACATATGAAAAGACTACGAACCGACAATGTTTCAGACTTTTCTGAGAGCAGTGActcagaaaattcaaataaaaggaTGATAAATAATTCCTCAGAGCCGAAGCCAGAGAatgagttgaaaaataaaaacacttcaaagataaatggagaagaaggaaaatcCCAGAATAATGAGAAGGTAGAAGAGACACTAATAATAGATAGCCAGCCTCCCTGGGATCAAGTACAGGAAGATAAAAAACgtgaagaagcagagaaacagaagtCTGTTGACTCTCAGCTTCAAGAAAAAAtgattattcattcatcagagcaGGCCACACTTTCTGATCATAATCCTAATGATTTACTTCTTCAGGAATGCAATATcgaaaaaacacacacagtggAATTACTACCAAAGGAGAAGTTTGTATCTAGACCACCCACACCAAAATGTGTTATTGATATTACAAATGACACTAATTCAGAAAAGGTGGCTCAGGAAAACTCAAGTACCTTTGGCCTTCAGACACTTCAGAAAATGGATCCTAATATTAGTGATTCAAAACATTCTATTGCAAATGCAAAATACTTAGAAACAGCAAAGCAAGATTCTGATCAGAGCTGGGTCAGTGATGTAGTTAAAGTAGATTTAACCCAATCAAATGTTAGAAGTACTTCCTCAGGAAATGATCACCTGactatggaaaaagagaaaaatcagtatgTCTCTTACATGTCTTCTCTAAGTGCAGTTTCTATCACGGAAGATAAGCTACATAAGCGAAGCCCACCCCCAGAGACCATAAAATCTAAACTTAATACTTCAGTAGATGCTCACAAGACAAAATCGAATCCCTCACCTGAAGTTATTAAACCCAAAGTTACCCATTCTCCTGATTCTGTAAAGTCTAAGGCCACTTATGTGAATAGCCAAGCCACTGGTGAAAGAAGACTAGCAAATAAGATAGAACATGAGTTATCAAGATGCAGCTTTCATTCAGTTCCTACTCGAGGCAATACATTGGAAGCTACAAAGAGCCCGCTTATCATTGATAAAAATGAGCATTTCACAGTTTACAGAGATCCTGCACTTGTTGGGTCAGAAACAGGAGCTAACCACATTTCACCTTTCTTAAACCAGCATCCctttcctcttcattcttcatCCCATAGAACCTGTTTAAATCCAGGTACCCATCACCCTGCCTTAACTCCTGCACCCCACTTACTTGCCGGATCATCCAGTCAAACTCCATTACCTACCATTAACACACACCCTCTTACTAGTGGTCCACACCATTCTGTTCATCACCCCCATTTACTTCCTGCCGTGTTACCTGGAGTGCCTACTGCCTCCCTACTTGGTGGCCACCCACGACTAGAGACTGCTCATGCCAGCAGCTTGAGCCACTTAGCATTAGCACACCAGCAACAGCAACAGTTGTTACAGCACCAGTCACCTCATCTTCTTGGACAAGCCCATCCTTCTGCTTCATATAATCAGCTTGGACTTTATCCAATTATTTGGCAATATCCAAATGGAACACATGCATACTCAGGACTTGGTCTACCTTCCTCAAAGTGGGTTCACCCAGAAAATGCAGTTAATGCTGAATCTTCATTAAGGAGG aATTCTCCCAGTCCTTGGTTACATCAACCCACCCCTGTGACCTCAGCAGATGGTATTGGATTACTTAGTCACATTCCTGTCAGACCTTCCAGTGCAGAGCCTCATCGGTCTCTTAAAATTACAGCACATTCCAGTCCACCATTGACAAAAAGTTTAATAGATCACCATAAAGA AGAATTGGAGAGGAAAGCTTTTATAGAACCATTACGTTCTGTTGCATCCACATCAGCAAAAAATGACCTGGATCTAAACAGATCACAGACTGGAAAAGATGGTCTATTGCATAGACATTTTGTGGATCCTGTATTGAATCAATTACAGAGACAACCCCAGGAGACTGGAGAGAGATTACACAAATATAAGGAGGAACATCGTCGAATCCTTCAAGAAAGTATTGATGTTGCTCCCTTTACAACTAAAATCAAGGGGCTTGAGGGTGAGAGGGACAATTATTCCAAAGTAGCATTGTCATCTTCTAGCCCTAAAAGCCATGTGATCATCAAACAAGACAAAGACATAGAATGCTCAGTATCAGATCTTTATAAAATGAAGCATTCTGTGCCTCAGAGTTTGCCCCAAAGTAACTATTTCACTACATTGTCTAATAGTGTGGTCAACGAACCACCAAGGTCATATCCATCCAAAGAGGTTTCAAATATTTACACTGAAAAACAGAGTAATACTGTTGCTGCAGCAGCTAATCCTCAAACTCTGACTTCATTTATATCGTCTCTTTCAAAGCCTCCACCTTTAATTAAACACCAACCAGAAAGTGAAGGTTTAGTAGGAAAGATTCCAGATCATCTTCCCCATCAGATTGCTTCTCACTCAGTAACAACCTTCAGAAATGATTGTAGGAGTCCTACCCATTTGACAGTTTCTTCTACAAATGCACTCCGGAGCATGCCTGCTTTACATAGAGCACCAGTATTTCATCCACCAATCCATCACAgcttggaaagaaaggaaggcaacTATAGTAGTCTTTCCCCTCCAACTCTAACCCCAGTGATGCCTGTAAATGCTGGTGGGAAAGTTCAAGAATCACAAAAGCCTCCAACTCTAATTCCAGAGCCAAAAGACTCTCAGgcaaattttaagagttcttctgAACAGAGTTTGTCAGAAATGTGGAAATCTAATAATAACCTCAGCAAAGAAAAAGCTGAATGGCATGTGGAGAAAAGCAGTGGAAAGTCACAGGCTGCTATGGCATCTGTCATTGTACGTCCACCATCTAGTACAAAACTTGAGAGCGTGCCAGCAATGCAGTTAGCTTCCAAAGATCGAGTTAGTGAAAGATCTTCAACTGGGGCAAATCAAACAGATTGCCTCAAACCAGCAGAAGCTGGAGAGACTGGAAGAATCATTCTGCCAAGTGTGAATTCAGATAGTGCTcacataaaatctgaaaaaagtgTCCAGGCTGTCTCACAGGGCAGTGTTCCCAGTTCAGTCATGTCTGCTGTAAATACAGTGTGTAATACCAAAACGGATGTACTCACATCTGCTGCCACTACCACTAGTGTTTCCAGCTGGGGTAGTTCAGAAATAATTTACTCTTTATCAAATACCATTTTGGCCTCTAAATCCTTAGAATGTACCTCTTCAAAAAACGTCAGTCATTCAGTGGCTCAAATGCAAGAATGCAGGGTCAGCACCACAGCTCCAGTTACACCAGCCAGTAGTCAGACAGGAAGTGCTGTTCAGCCCAGCCCTGGGTTCTCAGGCACAActgattttatccatttaaaaaagcACAAGGCAGCATTGGCTGCAGCTCAGTATAAAAGTAGTAATGTCAGTGAGACTGAGCCTAATGCTGTAAAAAATCAGACATCTTCAACCTCCCTTCTCTTGGATAGCACTATAGTCTGTAGTACAATAAACAAAGCAAACTCTGTAGGAAATGGGCAAGCATCCCAGACAACTCAACCTAACTACCATACTAAGCTGAAAAAGGCCTGGCTTACTAGACACTCAGAGGaagataaaaatactaataaaatggaaaattcaggGAATTCTGTAGCAGAAATTATTAAGCCATGTTCTGTCAATTTAATAGCCTCAACATCTAATGATATACAAAATAGTGTAGATAGTAAGATTATAGTTGATAAATATGTAAAAGATGATAAAGTCAGTAGGAGAAAAGCCAAAAGGACTTATGAATCTGGCTCTGAAAGTGGAGACTCAGATGAAAGTGAAAGCAAGTCAGAGCAAAGGACTAAGAGGCAACCTAAGCCAACTTACAAAAAGAAGCAGAATgatttgcagaagagaaaaggtGAAGTAGAAGAAGATTTAAAACCCAATGGGGTTCTCAGCAGGAGTgccaaagaaaaaagtaaattgaaattACAGAGCAACAGTAATAGTG CTGGCATCCCTCGTTCAGTATTAAAAGATTGGCGTAAAGTCAAGAAGCTGAAGCAAACTGGGGAATCCTTTTTACAGGATGACTCCTGCTGTGAGATAGGGCCTAATTTGCAAAAGTGCCGGGAGTGTAGACTTATTCGGAGTAAAAAAGGAGAAGAACCAGCTCATTCACCAGTGTTCTGTAGATTTTACTACTTTAGACG attgtCATTTAGTAAAAATGGAGTGGTCAGAATAGATGGTTTCTCTTCTCCTGACCAATATGATGATGAAGCCATGAGCTTatggacacatgaaaattatgaaGATGATGAACTAGATGTAGAAACTTCAAAATACATCTTGGATATCATAGGTGATAAATTCTGTCAGTTAGTAACATCTGAAAAAACAGCTTTGTCCTGGGTGAAAAAGGATG cCAAAATTGCCTGGAAGAGAGCAGTGAGAGGAGTCCGGGAAATGTGTGATGCATGTGAAGCAACATTGTTTAACATTCATTGGGTCTGCCAAAAATGTGGATTTGTGGTCTGCTTAGATTGTTacaaggcaaaggaaagaaagagttcTAGAG ATAAAGAACTGTATGCTTGGATGAAGTGTGTGAAAGGACAACCGCATGATCACAAACATTTAATGCCTACTCAAATTATACCCGGTTCTG TTTTGACAGATCTTCTAGATGTGATGCATACCCTTAGAGAAAAATATGGTATTAAATCCCATTGTCAGTGCACtaacaaacaaaatatacaaGTTGGAAATTTTCCTGCAGTGAATGGTGTATCTCAA GTTTTACAGAATGTTCTTAATCACAGTAATAAAATTTCTCTGTGCATGCCTGAGTCTCAGCAGCAAAATAACCCTCAGAATTCTGAGAGTAATGGCAATAGCAGCCCTGGGAGTGACATAAGCACAGACAGCAAGTTAACTCCTCCAGAATCCCAGTCACCACTGCACTGGTTAGCAGATCTTGCAGAGCAAAagtccagagaggaaaaaaaag aaaacaaagaatttgcccttgaaaagcaaattaaagaagagagagaacaagacaATCCTGATTCTCCAAATAGCAGAACATCACCTCCTGCATCCCAGAATAATGAACAGGGTTCAACTTTACGAGATTTGCTGACCACAACTGCTGGCAAGCTACGTGTGGGTTCTACAGATGCTGGCATTGCCTTTGCCCCAGTGTATTCAATGGGAACCCCA AGTGGCAAAAGTGGAAGGACTATGCCAAATATTCTTGATGACATAATTGCTTCAGTTGTTGAAAACAAAATTCCACCAAATAAAGCCTCTAAGATAAATGTAAAACCAGAGCTTAAAGAAGAGCCTAAAGAGAGCAGAAAATCATCCATGGAGGAAAACAATAAATTGTACAGTGACATACCACATTCTTGGATCTGTGAGCAGCATATTCTGTGGCTTaaggattataaaaatattaataattggaAGCTTTTCAAAGAGTGTTGGAAACATGGACAA cctgCAGTGGTTTCTGGTGTgcataagaaaatgaacattagCTTGTGGAAGGCGGAATCAATTAGTCTTGATTTTGGAGACCACCAGGCTGATCTCCTGAACTGCAAAGACAGCATAATTTCAAATGCCAATGTTAAGGAATTCTGGGATGGTTTTGAAGAAGTTTCAA AacgacaaaaaacaaaaagtggagaaacagttgttttaaaattgaaagaTTGCCCTTCAGGAGAAGACTTCAAGACTATGATGCCAGCaag ATatgaagatcttttaaaaagtctgccATTGCCAGAATATTGTAATCCGGAAGGAAAATTTAACTTGGCCTCTCACTTGCCAGGATTTTTTGTACGCCCTGATCTAGGACCCAGATTGTGCAGTGCCTATG gTGTAGCTGCTGCTAAAGATCATGACATAGGAACAACAAATCTCCATGTTGAAGTTTCTGATGTTGTAAATATTCTAGTCTATGTTGGCATAGCAAAGGGAAATGGCATTCTCTCAAAAGCAG GAATACTCAAGAAATTTGAGGAAGAAGATTTGgatgacattttaagaaaacGATTGAAGGACTCAAGTGAAATACCTGGTGCTCTGTGGCATATTTATGCAGGGAAAGACATTGATAAGATAAGGGAATTTCTTCAAAAG